Proteins from a single region of Styela clava chromosome 1, kaStyClav1.hap1.2, whole genome shotgun sequence:
- the LOC144422286 gene encoding adaptin ear-binding coat-associated protein 2-like: protein MAGEYERILTVKPEVLVYRIPPRSTNRGYRAADWGLDKPSWTGRMRIIATGNKVVVKLEDRNGELFAQAPIDSYPGMSVESVTDSSRYFVLKIADGSGRTAYIGIGFADRGDAFDFNVTLQDHFNSVKKDKEIEQNVNTQPALDLQLKEGQTFKINLGGKLGSKTQGSARPRTNAPLSGGGLLLPPPPGGVAAPKPQTSYQQPAASSVSADLLGMNASNSQPQASNPFGQSDWGEFASAQSNPTNNTNSDPGWVQF, encoded by the coding sequence ATGGCGGGAGAATATGAAAGGATATTGACTGTAAAACCAGAGGTTTTGGTGTATCGGATTCCGCCAAGATCCACAAATCGTGGCTACAGAGCTGCGGATTGGGGATTGGACAAACCTTCATGGACTGGCAGAATGAGAATAATTGCTACCGGAAATAAAGTCGTTGTCAAACTTGAAGACAGGAATGGTGAATTGTTTGCTCAAGCGCCTATTGATAGTTACCCCGGCATGTCTGTCGAATCAGTTACAGATTCATCAAGATATTTTGTTCTCAAAATCGCAGATGGTTCTGGAAGAACTGCTTATATTGGAATCGGATTTGCAGATCGTGGAGATGCATTTGACTTTAATGTCACACTTCAAGAtcattttaattctgttaagaAAGATAAAGAAATTGAACAAAACGTTAACACACAGCCTGCTTTAGACTTACAACTCAAAGAAGGACAGAcctttaaaataaatcttgGCGGGAAACTTGGGTCAAAAACTCAAGGTTCTGCCCGACCAAGGACTAATGCTCCTTTATCAGGTGGTGGGTTATTGCTTCCACCTCCACCGGGTGGGGTAGCTGCGCCAAAGCCACAAACAAGCTATCAGCAGCCTGCGGCTAGCTCAGTTAGTGCCGATCTTCTTGGTATGAACGCTTCGAATTCTCAGCCCCAAGCGTCAAATCCTTTTGGACAATCAGATTGGGGTGAGTTCGCAAGTGCACAATCGAATCCTACTAATAATACAAATAGTGACCCAGGTTGGGTACAGTTTTAG
- the LOC144422271 gene encoding prostaglandin G/H synthase 2-like — translation MLEKLKIMKPYVTILIFLGLLQLFIIPALSEKKNYDPCCSYPCQHFGICTRIGFSDGYTCDCYRTGYYGDNCEIETWKHWYSEIIRPSPYTVQAILTNGKWFWQIVNNIKVLHSFFMTKILQLKAMSPVWPEAHNTAADYTTFDGYANKTYWALTIPPVPKNCPTPAGVAGPRELPDAETLVKTVFTRTEFKPCPRGTSVIVPFYGQHFTHQGFKSRMPDRSMTWGSHMVDGSHIYGETLEKQHALRTMSGGKMKMQIYNGEEYPPNVKDCPGIYMQYPAFVKEENKFALGHPLYGMLPSLVYYTTLWLREHNRACDIMAELHPDWDDERLFQTTKLIVLGEIMKITIETYVQHVSGMHFQLTYEPHLLHDLPMRWSSSRIHVEFNTLYHWHNLIPDYFLIGDRNYSLPEIYYNMNPLLDHGMNVFTTSLSNQIAGRGAGGRNMPESLHRIAIETVKMNRKVRLQPFNRYRQYFRLPPYKTFEDLTGETKFAKVLSDIYGGDIDAVEFYIGIMVEKRYKSKMWGITLNEAISSYSLRSVFSSTIGSPEYWKESTFGGKVGFDLVKTTNMQNLVCRNIQGCPKIQFQIPEDVNEDKDPGMIYNDCEQLKAETINQKTEL, via the exons ATGCTGGAAAAACTGAAGATTATGAAGCCTTACGTTACTATACTGATCTTTTTAG GTTTACTTCAACTGTTCATTATTCCGGCTTTATCAGAAAAGAAGAACT ATGATCCATGTTGTTCCTACCCTTGTCAACACTTTGGAATTTGCACCAGAATTGGTTTTAGTGATGGATACACGTGCGATTGCTATAGAACTGGTTACTATGGTGACAACTGTGAAATTG AAACTTGGAAGCATTGGTATTCCGAAATCATTCGACCATCACCGTACACTGTTCAAGCAATACTGACTAACGGAAAATGGTTTTGGCAAATAGTGAACAATATAAAAGTGCTACACTCATtctttatgacaaaaatattgcaat TGAAAGCGATGTCCCCTGTTTGGCCCGAAGCGCACAATACAGCTGCAGATTACACGACGTTCGATGGATACGCGAACAAAACGTATTGGGCTTTGACTATTCCTCCGGTTCCAAAGAATTGCCCAACTCCTGCTGGTGTTGCCG GTCCTCGAGAACTTCCAGATGCTGAAACACTTGTGAAAACAGTGTTCACAAGGACTGAATTTAAGCCTTGTCCACGCGGAACATCTGTCATCGTTCCTTTCTATGGACAACACTTTACTCACCAAGGATTCAAGTCACGAATGCCAGATCGCTCGATGACATGGGGATCGCACATG GTGGATGGAAGTCATATTTACGGTGAAACGTTAGAGAAACAGCACGCATTAAGAACTATGAGCGGTGGGAAGATGAAGATGCAAATTTACAATGGAGAG GAATATCCCCCCAATGTTAAAGACTGTCCGGGAATCTACATGCAATATCCAGCATTCGTGAAAGAAGAAAACAAATTTGCATTAGGACATCCACTTTATGGAATGTTGCCCAGCCTCGTGTACTACACTACGTTGTGGCTACGGGAACATAACAGAGCATGCGATATAATGGCTGAACTACATCCGGATTGGGACGATGAAAGGCTGTTTCAAACTACAAAACTTATCGTACTCG gtgaaataatgaaaatcacCATTGAAACGTACGTTCAACACGTTTCTGGGATGCATTTCCAGTTGACATATGAACCTCATTTATTGCACGACTTACCGATGCGATGGTCCAGCAGTCGAATTCACGTAGAATTCAATACACTTTATCACTGGCATAATCTGATACCAGACTATTTCCTGATAGGAG ATAGAAACTACAGCTTGCCTGAAATTTATTACAACATGAACCCTCTGCTAGATCACGGAATGAATGTTTTTACAACTTCGTTATCAAATCAAATAGCTGGTCGT GGTGCTGGAGGTCGAAACATGCCAGAATCTCTTCACAGAATTGCAATTGAGACTGTCAAAATGAACCGGAAAGTTCGTCTCCAGCCGTTCAATAGATATCGACAATATTTTCGACTTCCACCTTACAAGACGTTTGAAGATTTAACAG gAGAAACTAAATTTGCTAAAGTATTGAGCGACATTTATGGCGGAGACATTGATGCTGTTGAATTTTATATCGGAATAATGGTCGAAAAACGGTACAAATCGAAAATGTGGGGAATCACACTGAACGAGGCAATATCAAGTTATTCTCTACGCAG CGTGTTCTCCAGCACCATTGGGTCGCCTGAATATTGGAAAGAATCAACGTTTGGCGGCAAAGTTGGATTTGATTTAGTTAAAACAACAAATATGCAAAATCTTGTTTGTCGAAACATTCAAGGATGtccaaaaatacaatttcag ATTCCAGAAGATGTCAATGAAGATAAGGACCCAGGGATGATTTATAACGACTGTGAACAATTAAAAGCAGAAACAATAAACCAGAAGACCGAGTTATAA